The Couchioplanes caeruleus sequence GCCGGAGGCGACGGTCACCAGGCCACCCGCCAGCAGCTCGTTGTCGATCTCCGACTGCTCGTAGCCGGGCGTGATCCCCGGCTCGTCGGGCACCACCCACATCTGCACGAAGTGCACCGGGTTGCTGTGCTGCTCGCCGGAAAGCCGCCAGGAGTCGTTCTTCTCCGAGTGCAGGATGCCGGTGCCTGCGCTCATCCGCTGCGCCAGGCCGGGATAGATGATCCCGGAATGGCCGGTGGAATCCTGGTGCACCAGGGAACCCTGCAGCACCCAGGTGACGATCTCCATGTCGCGGTGCGGGTGCGTGTCGAAGCCCGTGCCGGGGTGCACGACGTCGTCGTTGTTGACCAACAGCAGACCATGGTGGGTGTTGCTGCGGTACTGGTGATGCCCGAACGAGAACGAGTGCTTGGAGTCCAGCCAGTCGATCTTGGTCGCGTAGCGCTTCGCGGCCGGGCGGACGTCGACCTTCGGGGTGAGCAGGGCGTTCATCGTGGCGCCTCCAAGCGAGGGAAGGAACATGACGTGTCATGCACTAATCAAGTTACATGACACGTCATTGACCCGCAAGATGACGTGTCATGGAAATTCGGTACCATGGACGCCATGGGCACCGTCTGGCTCACCGATGAACAGCAGCGCGCGTGGCGCGCCTACCTGCGCATGCAGGCACGGCTGACCGCCGAGCTCAACCGCCAGCTCCAGGCCGGGTCCGGCATGTCGCTCTCCGACTACGAGGTGCTGGTCCAGCTCACCGACGCGCCCGCCGGCAGGCTGCGCCCGTACGAATTACAGAAGGCCTTGGAGTGGGAGCAGAGCCGCCTCTCGCACCACCTCGGCCGCATGCAACGCCGCGACCTCATCGTCCGGCAGAATTGCGACGACGACGGCCGCGGCGCCTACATCGTCGTCACCGACACCGGCCGCGAAGCGATCGCCGCCGCGGCTCCCGGGCACGTCACCACCGTCCGGCGCCTGTTCTTCGACCACCTCGACGCCGAGGAGGTCCGCCTGGTCGGCCAGTTGAGCGACGGCGTCCTCGCCGCCCTCGACACGGCCGCGGGGCCCTCAACCTGACAGTCCGTGCTGGAGCTGCCGGCCCCATCCACCAGTCATCCGCAGCGGAAACGTAGTGACTCGCGGGGCCTCGCTGCGGCCAACTTGAACGATGCCGGCCATGCCGGCTCAATGACGCGTGAGGAACTCGGCGACGCGAATGAAGCCGTCCTGACCATTTCCCCTTCCTATGACACGGCGGGCCAGGCCTTCGGCGGCACGCATGACGCCGGCGTCGATGCCGTGCGCCTCAGAGGCCTCGACGATGTGAGCCATGGAGGACACGGCGGAGGTGATCGGGTTGCCTTCACCGGAAAAGTCGCCGCGGTCGACGGCCTGGGCGGCCTCCTCGAAGATCGGCGGCAGAATCGCTCCTATGCCCGCCGCGAATGGCGCTAGTTGTTGCGCGGTGATTCCTTCGGCCTTCGCTATCGCCAGTGCGTGCGCGTAGCCGGCCATCGCGGTCCAGAAGATGTCGAGAAGCGCAATGTCGTACGCGGCGGCCAGGCCGATATCCTCGCCGAGGTAGGTATGGGCGCCGCCGAGCTGGTCCAGCACCGGCCGATGCCGGCGGTACAGGTCTTCCGGACCACTGTGAATGAACACCGCGGCCGGAGTCCCGATGGTCGTCACCGGGGTCATGATCGCACCGTCCAGATAGCCGATACCGTGTCGGTACGCCCAATCCGCAGTGTCTCGGGCCCGGTCCGGAGTATCGGCTGTCAAGTTCACGACGGTCCGGCCGTGGAGCGCATCGGTGACTGCGTCGCGTCGCAGGATGGCGTCCGACGCCCCGTAATTGACGACGCATGTCACGACCATGTCGCTTTTCGTGACCGCCTCCTCCGCCGACCGAGCGGCGGCGGCGCCTCGTTCGACGAGTTGCCGGTCCTTGCCTGGAGTCCGATTCCACACCGTGGTCGGCAGGCCGGCGCCCACGAAAGCGCCCGCCAGAGCACGCCCCATCGGCCCTAGGCCCAGAACAGTGACAGACTTCCCGGTAGAGGACGACATGGATAACCCCCATAGATAACAAGTAGGATAAATAGGACGGAAATGACACGTAGTCGTGCCCGTGACACGAACGTCTGCGGGGTCACCGCCGCGATTGCCGTGATCGACGGCAAATGGAAGACGGCATTGCTGTGGCTACTGGAACCAGGTCCGTGCCGTCCCGGAGAACTTCGGAGGCGGCTGCCCGGCCTCAGCGAGAAGGTGCTGACTCAGGCCCTTCGCGAGATGGAGTCCGATGGACTGGTGCACCGGGAGATGCACCCCGGGATGCCACTGAAGACCGAGTACTCGCTGACTACATTCGGCCGGGAGCTATCCGAGGCATTGGCCCCTCTGTCCGACTGGGGCCATCGCCGCCTGGCCAGGATCACCGACAGCTCACCGGTCACCTGACCTCACCTCACCTCGCTCGCGGGGACCGGTGGTTCGGCCCTCGACAACGAGCTTCGTACGGCGGACGACTCGTTGCCAAGTACCCACAAAAAGGTGGCTATCCAGACGGCGGTGGGCCGCTGAGGATGCTGCGCGAGCAGGACCGGTCAGATCATCCGGCGGCACGGGAGGGGGATCAACCACGACTGCATCCTGCCCAGCGCTCCGCCCCGGTCCATTCGCCGCTACGTAGCCACCACCGTCCGCCTGCTCGCGGCAAGACCGAAACGCGCGCGTACGCCAGGCCCAGGGAGCTATTCGCCAATACGGGCCGTGATACGTGGCCTGTCAGGGTCGCTCACATCCCACACGGTGATTTCACCAGTATCCGGGTAGAGATCGGTATAGCGTTCAACGAGCGCCTGAATCAGCAAGACCCTATCCTGACCGCGTACATAGACTTGTGGTCCGGAATACAGATGTTCGACGGCAGCGCCAGCACTGGCGGAGGCGGTGACTTTCGCCTGTTCGAGGTGGTAACAGCCTTGCACGCTGGTGTTGATGACCATCGCCATGCCGGCGATGACGGCTACGCCGAGTGCGCCGGCGGTGTTGAGCTTGGCCGCTCCGATGGTGCCGCTCCGGCCGATCCGGGCAGCTTGAACGGCTCCCTGCCGTTGGATCCGCGCAGCTTCCTTGCTTGCCTCAGCCGTGATGCCGGCTGCATCGCGATTGTCGCCTGCCCTGGGCATCCTCAGAGGATCTCACAAGCAATCACGCAGCAACGACGAAGCGTCCAAGCCTCGGGACGATGCGAGCCGTGGTCGCATCCAGGCTTTCGGCACCAAGTATCCGATCACGATACCGAGGACCAGAAATATGGCGCTGACGATTGCACTGATCGCCAGTGCATCCCTGTTTCGTTGGAACCACGGCGGCGCATCCTTGGAATAGTCAGGGAACTCCCCTTCGGGAAGAGTCCGTCAGGCCTAAAGCCCTCAACCACGGAAATCCCACCGGGCAGCGTGGCGAGAATACCGAGCGCACCGGCAGTCTCCGTTGTTACGGCCTCCCCATATCCAGTCCCTTCTGCGGGGCTCTGCGCGCGGCAGACACAAATATGCCGCGGCGGGCGGCGGTTGGGGTGGGTCTGGTCAGTCCTGGATGCGTTGTGGGGGAGGGCCGAGTGCTTCTGGTGGTGGGCTGTTCAGGGCGTAGCGCAGCATGAGGTGGGTGCCGGTGGGGCCGGTGTCGATGTCCAGGCTGGTGCAGATCCGGTTGATCACCCAGAGGCCCCGGCCGGTGCCTGGGCCGGTGGAGGGCGCACCGGCGCGTATCTGGTAGTCCTGGGGCAGGCCCGGGCCGTGATCGCTGATCTCGGCGTAGAGACTGCCGTGGTAGCGCCACATGATGAGCCGCCCGCTACCACCGCCGTGCTCGAGGGTGTTCACGACGGCCTCGTGCACGGCCAGGGTGAACGCGGCCTGCTGCGAGGCTGCCAGACCGTGCCGGGCGGCGGCACTACGGATCTCCGCACGCAGCGTCCGCGTCCCGTTGCGGGGATAGATACGCCGGATCAACAGGACCCGGCTGCGGCCGGTCTCGGGTTCCGGCGCAACCGAAGCAAAATCGCCGGTAGCGATGTCGGCGGCGACGTCACTGAGCCGCCGCCCGGTACGCCGAGCCAGGCGACGCAACTCGGCGAACGCCTGCGCCAAATCCAGATCGAGCAACTCGGCGAGCAGACCCTTGGCCTGTTCCACCACCACCCGACTGGTCATCGTGTGCTGCAACTGCTCGGCCAACACCTGCCGGTACGCCACGGCATGGTGCTGCACCAACGCGAGAGCGATGGTGTTCGCCAACGCCCGCGCGGTACCCGCATCCCCCTCCGACAACACCCCGGGAGTGACCGCGAACAGATTGAGCACCCCGATGGTCTGCTCCCGCAGCTGCACCGGCACCGCATGCACCGACCGGAACCCGGCCCCGAACGCCCGAACGGCGAAACCCCGCCAGCGTGAACCCGCAATGTCGAGATCCAGATCAGCGACCGGCTCACCACTGGCATAGCAGTCGACACACGGGCCCTCATCGGCCTCCACCTCGAACAACTCCAGCAGGCGAGCCTGCTCCGACGACGACGCCAACACCCGCAACCCACCCCGCTGATCGGCGAGCATCACCCCGGCCGCCTGCACCCCGACCAGCTCGACACACCGACCCGCGAGCGTATGCAGGAACTCCACCACATCGAAGTCGCCCACCAACGTGTCCGACAACTCGACGAACGCCTGCGCGACCGCCTGCTCCCGCCTACTCACAACCACCTCCCACGGCACCGTGCTCATCGAGACGAATCCGGCGCACCGGCAGCCGAACCGTCCGGCTCATCGAACCGCAACCGCCGCGCCACCACCTCACCCGCAAGCTCTTCCAAACCCTGCTCACCGGCATACGCACGCGCCCGTAACCGCAGAAACGCCTGCGCCATCGGAATCCCCAACTGACCGCTGATCATCCCAGTGGCCTGATGCACCACCGCCCGATGCGTGAACAACTGCTCACTACCCGCCACCGCCGCGCCCGGCATCTGCTCAGCCAGCAACAACTCCAACGCCGCATCAGCAAACGCCAACGCCTCCGCCAACTGCTCACCCGCCAACACACCCGGACGCAACCGATACAGATCAAGCACACCCAACCGCACCACACCCACCCGCAACGGCAACGCAAACAACGCCGCCGCCCCCGCACCCAACGCCCCCGGCGTGAACACCGGCCACCGCTGCCGCCACACCACCGCACCCAGATCAGCAGCCAAAACCGGCTCACCCCCGGCATGCGCGTCCTGGCACGGCCCCTCCCCCAACGTGACCTGCAACTCCTCAATCCGCGTACTAATCGAGTCACTGGCATAGCGCACCTGCTGCACCGGCACCGACGCCATCACCGTCAAACCCGCCCCGTCCACCCCCGGCAGACCCGACACACACGCATCACACAACCGGCCCACATCCGGACCATGCGCAGCAACCAACTGCGCCACCCGCTGCCGGTGACCGGCGCTAGCCACGACCACACCCGCCCCCGAAAACCTCGCGAAGTGCTGCCAATCCGACGCTGGCCATGATCGGAAACCTCCGATCCCTGCCGCGGCAGACCGTCACGAATTCAGACCCAGCAACACGAACGCCGGCATCCCACCGAAACTTGACCAACCGGTATCGACAGCTCAACTTTCACCCTACGCTCAGGACCCATCTTTGAGGCCGAACACCCTCGTCCAGAGCACAGTCGAAGCCGTCACCACCACGCGAACGCGCCACCCCGGCACCGGGAAACCCGGATCGACTTTGCCGTGACGAAACATCGGCCGACCTGGATGGGATGGTCAGGCCTCCCCGGCGTAGATGAGTCCCGCGCTCCACCTCTTGCCGTCGAAGGTGTACCGGGCGCCAGAAGGGAGCTCACTGCGGCGCCTCGTGCGTGACCGGTCGGCGGTCAACGCTGGTGGGGGCTTGGGGGTGGGGTGTATCCGAGGAGGGTGGGGATGTCGCAGAGCTGGAGGAGGACGTCGACGGCGGGGCTGGCGGCGGTGATCCGGATCTGATGGTGACCGTCGAGGGCGTGCAGGGTGCGCAGGCCGGTGAGGTCGCAGAATTCGACGCCGGACAGGTTCAGGTCGAGGTCGCCGGTGGGGTGGCCGTCCAGGACGCAGGCCAGGTAGTGACGAAACGTCGTCACGGTGTCGCGTTCGAGGTCGCCGCTCACGGTGATCGTGAGGATGGCCGCGGATGAGGGCGCGGTGCTGACGGTGATGTGTTGTGCCGGTTCGTCCATGACCTGCTCCCACCCTGGTGCCATCCTGTCGACGGTACCGGGGTCCGCGATCCGGTCGGTCGGTCCGGACCGGTAACTTCCGGCAGTCACGACGACTGGGGGTGTTGGAGCCGGTAGCTGAGCAGCAGCCGACTGCCGGTGGTGTCGGTGGTGATGTCCAGGCTGGTGCAGGCCCGCTGGATGAGCCACAGGCCGCGGCGCTCCGCTCGCCCGCCTCTCGGATCGGGGCGGCAACCGGGCTCGGCGGTATGACCGATGCCGGGGCCGTGGTCACTGATCTCGCACCACAGACGACCGTCGCGGCGCCACAGCAAGAGTTGACCATGGCCGCCGCCGTGCCATACGGCGTTCGTCATCGCCTCGTGCACGGCCAGCACCCAGCCGTGCCCGGCGGCGTGGGTCAGGCCGTGGCCGGCACTGAGGGCGGCGACCTGTCGCCGCACGATCGCCAGCGTGGACCGATCGAACCAGCGGGCCAGCGGCAGCCCGGGGATGTCCGAGACCAGGGCGGCCGGTCCGCTGACCGGCTTACCGGCGGCCATGTCCAGGACGGTGTCGCCGAGGCGCCCGGCGGCGAACGCCTCGGCGAAGTCCAGTTCGAGGCGTTCCAAGGTCAGCAGTTCGGTGACCGCGGCCGCGAACGCCACCGCCGAGCGCTCCACCGCCGATCCGTCCAACCGGCCCGGGGCATGGTGGTACAGGTCGACGGCGCCGTCGTGGCGAACCCCGCCGGCGTGCAACGGCAGCGCGTACACCGCCTTGATCCCGGCGCGCAGGGCGGCCGGGGTGAACCGGGGCCACCGCCGCGTCCAGGAGGCGCCGGTCAGGTCGGCGGCCAGCACCGGAGCCCGGCTAGCAGCGGCGTCGCGGCACGGTCCCTCGTCGAGGGTGTACTGCGCCGACTCCAGCCGGGAGCCGCTCGGATCGCTGCTGAACCGCGTCCGCGGCGTGGACCCGGCCGGCGGGCTCCCCGCAATGTGGCCGGCGGACAGACCGAGCCCGGCGATATCCGGCAGCAACGCCGTGCCGGCCCGGCACAGGGCGGCCAGGTCCGGACCATAGGTACGGACCATGCTCCACACCCGGTCCTGTCCTGGCCTCCCTCGCCCGCCGTTTCCCTCGGCTCCGGACGACTGCACAGAAAACTGATCATCGGTCATGGCAGAGGAACCTCTGTTCCCGCCTCGTGCCGCCGTGACGAATTCAGATCCGGCAACACGTCCGCCGGCATCTCACCGAGACAGGGGGTCCTCCGTCCACCGACGGATTCACCCTCACGCTACCCCGCAATCCGTGAACCAACCTCGACGAGGCGTGACACACGCTCCCGGCGTGCCACTTCCCCACGGCGCGGATCATGTAGTGCCCGGAAATCCCCGCTATCCAGAACGCGATCGATCAGGCGGCGAGGTGCCCGGGCCGCCTCTGCTGCTGGCACTTGACGATGGGAGGCCGCCCGGTGATCAGAGTAATGTTTTCCCAGGTAGAGAGGGCTTCTAAGGGTTCGGGGAGGGCGTTCGTCGTCGCGGACGTAGCGGCGGGCGGGCATCAACCAAGACAGCGACGACTCCACTATCCACCTGCCATGTTCTATGAGATTTCACCGCTAAAACTCTCACGCCACTCATGATCTAGTCGCGAGTAGCGCAGAGCATCGCGCCAGACGCCGTTGGTGAATACGTGGCCCCCAATCGACCTTAGGGAATGAACCCGAGGCGGGCGTTCAGCGGACGGGCTGGGGCCAAGACGCTGTTGACTGCCTGTCCTTCGTGTCGGTCCAAACGCCCTAGTGACAGGTGAATGGTGGGGCGCGTCCGTGGGGCGCGCTTGCGAGACGCCCGAACCGGGCACGCGCCCCACGGGTGTTCGTGCTGGCGTTGCGCCTGCCCCAACGGGGTGCCGGGGCTGACCCAACCGCATTTGATCGGCCGCTCATCGACACCGTGCGACCGCCACCCGCCGAGTCGCCTTCGCGGTACCTGAGACCGACGTAGCCCTGCGCTCCGGCTCTCCGCTCGACTCCGGCCCATTGCCCCCGCGCCCAGACTGGCGACGACCTGACAGAGCGAGCCGTGGCGTCCTACATCGCCAAGTACGTCACCAAGCCGGAACTCGCGGGCGTCACCGTGGCCCGACCTATTCGCGACTTCGCACCATCTTCGCTCTGCCGGTCACCGAGCACACCCGAACCCTGATCCGCACGTGCTGGACGCTCGGCAGCCTTCCCGCGCACAAGACGACGAAGCTGCGTCGCTGGGCTCACCAACTCGGCTAGCGGGGTCACACCGCGACCAAGAGCCGCCGATACTCCACCAATACACCGCGCTTCGCGGTGCCCGCGCCGACCACCGACGCGCCACCAACAACGACACCGAACACCCCGACGATGTGATCACGGTGATGGACTGGGGCTACAGCCGCGCCGGACAGATCCCCGTTCGCCGGGCCGCCGCGGCTGGAGCTTACGTTGCCGGCGGTGGAGTTCTTCGCCGCGGTCGAGGATTTCGACCGGCGATTCATCGCGGCGATGGGAGAGCGTGTCGCGGAGATGGGACCATGCGGGCCGCCAGCAGGTGTCGATCTCGCCCTGAAGCAGCTACGGCGGGAACATACGCAGCGCAGTCGCTGCCTAGAGCAGCGCCTGGCCGAGCCGCGGAACGTCGCGGCGAGTTCTGTTACGTGCTGCCACGGGTTTTGTCGTACATCCAGACGACTGCCAACCCGTAACGAACCCGGCGACCGTCCGTGCCCTCATGCGCAACACCATGTGCGGCAGGTGGCGCGCACGGACCGCGGCAGGAGGGTACGTCGTGGGTCACGGCGGCGAATCTAATCAGGGAGTGCGGTCGATGTGTGCCCGTGGCGTGAAGGTTCAACAGGGCGTTCTGTCGACGGGTACCGCTGAGGGGACAGACAGCTTCCTTTTGTTTCTACTCCAGCAGGCAAGAAGACACGAAAGCTAGCGCCTTGGCCGGGTTCGGAGACTACCTCGACGGTTCCCTGGTGCGCCCGGACGATGGCGGCGACGATGGCTAGGCCGAGGCCGGTTCCGGTGGCCTCGCGGGTGGTGTTGCGGGTTCGTGCTCCGTCTACTCGGTAGAAGCGTTGGAAGACCCGTTGGGCCTGTTCGCGGCGGAGCCCTGGGCCGGTGTCGGACACCTCCACTACGGCGGTGCCGACGGGTCCGGCGTACAACCGCAGGGTGACCGCGGCGTTCGACGGGGTGTGTACCACGGCGTTGGTCATCAGGTTGCCGATGACTTGGCGTAGCCGAGCGTCGTCCCCATACGCCACCAGCAGTTCCGGATCGTCTCGCATCTCGAGGGTGATCTCCCGGTCCGGAGCGACGGCCCGGGCGGCCTGCACTGCGTCCATGGCGAGCACCGGCAGCTCGACCGGAGCGAGGGTGAGCGGGCGCTCCTGGTCCAGGCGGGCCAGCAGCAGCAGGTCTTCGACGAGTAGGCCCATCCGGGCGGCCTCGTCCTCGATCCGTCGGACCAGCCGCGCGGCCGCCTCCGGTTCAGAGACGGCACCCTGGCGGTACAGTTCTGCGAACCCGCGGATGGTGGTCAGCGGGGTCCGCAGCTCGTGCGAGGCGTCAGCGACGAATTGCCGCATCTTCTCCTCGGATTGCAGGGCGGCCTGCTCGGACCGGGCTCGGGCGATGAAGGCCGCTTCGATCTGGGCGAGCATCGCATTGAGCGCGGTGGAGAGTCGGCCGAGCTCGGTGGTCGGCTGGGCGCCGTCTGCTTCGGGATCGGGAACTCGCTGGGTGAGGTCGCCCGCCGCGATCCGCGCGGCGGTGCGCTCGATCTGCACGAGCGGGATGAGGCTCTGCCGCACCAGGGCGGCGCCGATCGTGGCCAGCGCGATCAGCACGCCGGCGCCGACCAGCACATCCACCCAGATCAGGCGGGCGATGACGGCGTCGATGCCGGTCATCCTCTGGCCGACATGCATGACCGTGTCGTCGGAGAGACGCACTGTCAGCATGCGCCACATGTACCTGCCGTTGATACTGCGAGCGTTGTACGGTACGTCGCGGTTCGCCTCGATCGCCGCCAGTCCGGCCGGCAAGTCGGGCACGTCATCTTCGGCTACACCCGCGCCGGGATCGATGGCTGCTCCTCCGCTTACTGCGGAGAAACCGATGACATAGTCCGGCGGCGCGTAGACCGGGCGGTACGACCGGTCGGTCAGCTTGGCCTCAGCGTGCATGGCCATCGTCTTGAGCTGGGCGTCAACGCGGCCCAGCATGTAGCCACGCAACGCGTAGGCGCTGACGGCGCTGATCAAGGTGAGCGCCGCGAAGACCAACACCAGTACCGAAGCGACCAGCTTGGTGCGCAGCGAGATCTTGCGCAGGGTGCTGTGTCGCTGGATCGAGCCGCGAACCCGCGCAATGAAAGTCGCGTCGTCCTCGGCGAGGAGCAGTTTCGCCTCGCTCTGCGGGTTCTGGTCCTGGGTCTGGGCGGCCATGCACGCATCTTCAGCCCGTGCCCTGAGGTCCGGCTGAGTGGTCATTGTGAATCTCCTGCAGGCGCAACAGTGGAGGTCGGCCAACCGCACCGCATTTGGTCGTCCGGACGTGTCTCCACGACGATGCTGACATCGGATAGCGCCAGGGTGTCGACCCGGCGCTCCCCCAACGCGCAGAATTCCGAAGGCCGCGCACGGCGTACCGGGGTTGGCAAGATCGCAGGTGGCGACGTGCATGCCGTTTGTGGGGCGGGCGGGACTCGAACCCGCGACCGAGGGATTATGAGACAGCCCGTCCAGGTCTCCTACAGCCGCTACCAGCGACATCGCTTGCAGAAATGGCCCCTGAGACTGCTTATCTGTCAGCCGTTGACTCCATTTCGCGTCACGAACCGCGTCACGCTCCTAGCAAGTTCGCTCTGCCTCGTCGCTGAGCTTCACGTCGACGACAACGCCGGGCAGCGCGTCCAGACCAACGTCTCGTACGCCGACGAGGATAGGAGAAATCCACTTGATGACGCTCTGTGCCCGGCCCGGCCCGACTCGATAGGTGTGCCAGTGAGCGCGCCGGATGTGGGGGCGGACTGGAGTTCCGCGGCCGTTCTCCGACGCACTACCTGCGTGGTAGGCGCGAAGAGCCGCGCCAACTCTCCAGCCGACATCCCAGATGCGAGGGGTCTTGTTGCTCTTGCCACCGCTACCCCGCTGTGTGGGGACGGCGCCCGGCCTCGGCTGCACGTCGGGTGCCTCCGAACAGAGATAGGTCAGAACCGAGACGACGAACGGCACGGCCAGATGAGTGCACCCAAGCGGCGGCAGCGATGCCCTCTGGCCTTCGATCTCCTCGCTCTTAGGGATGGCCTCGTAAGTTGAGGAGAGGGACGCGATAAGGTCACTCACCGTCTGGCCGTCTTGGGTCCCCATCGAGAATCCGCCGCCTACGCCGCGCTTTCCCTTCTGCAGAGTGCACAAGGCGATGCTCAAGCAAGCACTTGCTGCCGAGTGGCTGGACACCACACGCTGGTCTTCATCACGACCCGTGACGAAAAAGCCCAACAGTGCATCACCTGTGGCTGGGTCTAGAACCAGGGGCGTGTCGAACAGGACCAGCGGATCAGGATGCGGCAGCCGCGTGAACACGTCGGATGGCAGCATGGCAGCATGGTCCGTCTGAGCCAAGGCGCTGGCGAGGTCATTGTCGATGCGATAGACAATCCTTAGCTTCTTCCACTGCAGGACGGTCAGACGATCATCGACGACGCCTGACGCTATGACCTTCCGCAAGGTCATCTCGCCAGCCTGCTCCGCTGTTTGACCATCTGGTAGATCTATCCCGCCGGCCGCCAGCCCTGTCTTGATGTCCTCGGCCAGGCCGGGCATGCGCAGGTAGCTTGCGTAGTTGTCATGTTCTCCGGCCAGCAGCTCGTCGATCACCGCTTCGACAGCCTTCAGACGATGCGCCGTCGGCTTCCTTCGGGTCACCGGTCCACCTCCCCGTCGAGCCCGACGTTACGCCGACCCACCGACATCCGGAGCGGCAAAACGCGCCAGCATATCGAAGTAGTGACATACGGCTTAGGAAGGGCCATGACTCGGTCATCCGACCCGTCTACCAGGAGCTTCAGTGTCACTCGGCATGGCTCCGGAGTCCCTAGAGGCGCCTTGTTTCGGTAGTTCGTGTCACGATCCGCGCCATGCCGGGCAGCCCGCGGATTATGAAAGCGCTCGTCCGGATGGCCCAGCCTCCACCTGCTGCTCCTTCGACGGCCCGACGGTCTTGGACCACATAGTCCACACCGGCGACTCCACTTCGCGTCACGACCCGTGTCGCGGACCTCGCGCCTAGTGCGTTTAGCGCCGGTAGTAGGTGGGAGAGTTCGGGCACAGCTGACAACCAAGCTGAAGCGGCCTCCCGGCCCATGCGGCGACTTTCTTGCCGCAGCACACCGCGTCCACCCCCCTCCCCTGGGCCTCTACCTCCTCGGACGCAGGCGGCACCAGCGCCGGCTTCGCCTCGACCGGCTTTGGCGCGACCGGCAGGGGTATCGGGGGGACCGGCACGGGCTTCGTCTCGACCGGCTTCGGCGCGACCGGCACGGGCATCGGTACAGGACTCGCGGCCCCCACTGGCCGAGCGTTCTGCTCGCACACACGCTGCGCCTGCCCCCGACCGATCCGCAGCTGCCCGGGCATGTCCGGGTCGCCGTAGTGGCCGCGCTCCTCAACGAATCGCTCGTACGCGGCCGCCGGCACCCAAGTCGTCCGGTCCGCCTGCACCCGGTACGGAACCCACGTCTCGTTGAGAATTCCCTCGAGCAGTGAGTCCAGGTGCACCGTCTCCCCGAACGGGAACACCGCGTCCGGGTCGGCCTTGTACTCCTTCACGTTCAGCGACGGGTACACATGCGTCTTCCCGCACGGCACCGCTCGTCCCGAAACCGGGCACCGACTGGACCCGCGCCAGATGTCCGCCCACCC is a genomic window containing:
- a CDS encoding pirin family protein gives rise to the protein MNALLTPKVDVRPAAKRYATKIDWLDSKHSFSFGHHQYRSNTHHGLLLVNNDDVVHPGTGFDTHPHRDMEIVTWVLQGSLVHQDSTGHSGIIYPGLAQRMSAGTGILHSEKNDSWRLSGEQHSNPVHFVQMWVVPDEPGITPGYEQSEIDNELLAGGLVTVASGMDKHRDDAAIRIKNKYAALYAARLQPGQSLRLPDAPFLHLYVPRGAVTLEGTGALGTGDAVRFTAIGGQQVTATEAAEILVWEMHADLG
- a CDS encoding MarR family winged helix-turn-helix transcriptional regulator, with protein sequence MGTVWLTDEQQRAWRAYLRMQARLTAELNRQLQAGSGMSLSDYEVLVQLTDAPAGRLRPYELQKALEWEQSRLSHHLGRMQRRDLIVRQNCDDDGRGAYIVVTDTGREAIAAAAPGHVTTVRRLFFDHLDAEEVRLVGQLSDGVLAALDTAAGPST
- a CDS encoding NAD(P)-dependent oxidoreductase; this translates as MSSSTGKSVTVLGLGPMGRALAGAFVGAGLPTTVWNRTPGKDRQLVERGAAAARSAEEAVTKSDMVVTCVVNYGASDAILRRDAVTDALHGRTVVNLTADTPDRARDTADWAYRHGIGYLDGAIMTPVTTIGTPAAVFIHSGPEDLYRRHRPVLDQLGGAHTYLGEDIGLAAAYDIALLDIFWTAMAGYAHALAIAKAEGITAQQLAPFAAGIGAILPPIFEEAAQAVDRGDFSGEGNPITSAVSSMAHIVEASEAHGIDAGVMRAAEGLARRVIGRGNGQDGFIRVAEFLTRH
- a CDS encoding winged helix-turn-helix transcriptional regulator, which translates into the protein MTRSRARDTNVCGVTAAIAVIDGKWKTALLWLLEPGPCRPGELRRRLPGLSEKVLTQALREMESDGLVHREMHPGMPLKTEYSLTTFGRELSEALAPLSDWGHRRLARITDSSPVT
- a CDS encoding ANTAR domain-containing protein, whose amino-acid sequence is MSTVPWEVVVSRREQAVAQAFVELSDTLVGDFDVVEFLHTLAGRCVELVGVQAAGVMLADQRGGLRVLASSSEQARLLELFEVEADEGPCVDCYASGEPVADLDLDIAGSRWRGFAVRAFGAGFRSVHAVPVQLREQTIGVLNLFAVTPGVLSEGDAGTARALANTIALALVQHHAVAYRQVLAEQLQHTMTSRVVVEQAKGLLAELLDLDLAQAFAELRRLARRTGRRLSDVAADIATGDFASVAPEPETGRSRVLLIRRIYPRNGTRTLRAEIRSAAARHGLAASQQAAFTLAVHEAVVNTLEHGGGSGRLIMWRYHGSLYAEISDHGPGLPQDYQIRAGAPSTGPGTGRGLWVINRICTSLDIDTGPTGTHLMLRYALNSPPPEALGPPPQRIQD
- a CDS encoding ANTAR domain-containing protein, whose product is MSGLPGVDGAGLTVMASVPVQQVRYASDSISTRIEELQVTLGEGPCQDAHAGGEPVLAADLGAVVWRQRWPVFTPGALGAGAAALFALPLRVGVVRLGVLDLYRLRPGVLAGEQLAEALAFADAALELLLAEQMPGAAVAGSEQLFTHRAVVHQATGMISGQLGIPMAQAFLRLRARAYAGEQGLEELAGEVVARRLRFDEPDGSAAGAPDSSR
- a CDS encoding STAS domain-containing protein translates to MAPGWEQVMDEPAQHITVSTAPSSAAILTITVSGDLERDTVTTFRHYLACVLDGHPTGDLDLNLSGVEFCDLTGLRTLHALDGHHQIRITAASPAVDVLLQLCDIPTLLGYTPPPSPHQR
- a CDS encoding ATP-binding protein, producing the protein MVRTYGPDLAALCRAGTALLPDIAGLGLSAGHIAGSPPAGSTPRTRFSSDPSGSRLESAQYTLDEGPCRDAAASRAPVLAADLTGASWTRRWPRFTPAALRAGIKAVYALPLHAGGVRHDGAVDLYHHAPGRLDGSAVERSAVAFAAAVTELLTLERLELDFAEAFAAGRLGDTVLDMAAGKPVSGPAALVSDIPGLPLARWFDRSTLAIVRRQVAALSAGHGLTHAAGHGWVLAVHEAMTNAVWHGGGHGQLLLWRRDGRLWCEISDHGPGIGHTAEPGCRPDPRGGRAERRGLWLIQRACTSLDITTDTTGSRLLLSYRLQHPQSS
- a CDS encoding DUF5984 family protein, giving the protein MELTLPAVEFFAAVEDFDRRFIAAMGERVAEMGPCGPPAGVDLALKQLRREHTQRSRCLEQRLAEPRNVAASSVTCCHGFCRTSRRLPTRNEPGDRPCPHAQHHVRQVARTDRGRRVRRGSRRRI